In Streptomyces sp. NBC_01426, one genomic interval encodes:
- a CDS encoding SDR family oxidoreductase, translating into MTSAVDKGRERGPQIVRGQKALVTGANSGIGKATAIRLGQAGADVVVNYVFGPETAEEVVEEIKSFGVRAYAHQADVSQEDQVVGMVDRMVEEFGTIDIMVANAGLQRDAPVTEMTVAQWQKVLDVNLTGQFLCAREAAKEFIRRGVVPEVSRSAGKIVCMSSVHQIIPWSGHVNYASSKGGVLMLMQTLAQELAPSGIRVNAVAPGAIRTPINRSAWDTPEAEADLLRLVPYRRVGDPEDIANAVTVLVSDLMDYVVGTTLYVDGGMTLFPGFATGG; encoded by the coding sequence GTGACCTCAGCTGTGGACAAGGGGCGGGAGCGGGGGCCGCAGATCGTCAGAGGGCAGAAGGCCCTGGTGACCGGTGCGAACTCCGGCATCGGCAAGGCCACCGCGATCCGCCTGGGCCAGGCAGGCGCCGATGTCGTCGTGAACTACGTCTTCGGACCGGAAACGGCCGAGGAAGTGGTCGAGGAGATCAAGTCCTTCGGGGTGCGGGCGTACGCGCATCAGGCGGACGTCTCCCAGGAGGACCAGGTCGTCGGGATGGTCGACCGCATGGTCGAGGAGTTCGGCACCATCGACATCATGGTGGCCAACGCGGGGCTGCAGCGCGATGCCCCCGTCACCGAGATGACCGTCGCGCAGTGGCAGAAGGTGCTGGACGTCAACCTCACCGGGCAGTTCCTCTGTGCCCGGGAGGCGGCCAAGGAGTTCATCCGTCGGGGCGTCGTACCGGAGGTCTCCCGGTCGGCCGGGAAGATCGTCTGCATGAGCTCGGTGCATCAGATCATTCCGTGGTCCGGCCATGTGAACTACGCCTCCTCCAAGGGCGGCGTGCTGATGCTGATGCAGACCTTGGCGCAGGAGCTCGCGCCCAGCGGGATCCGGGTCAACGCGGTCGCGCCCGGCGCGATCCGCACCCCCATCAATCGCAGCGCCTGGGACACCCCGGAGGCCGAGGCCGATCTCCTGCGGCTGGTTCCCTACCGGCGGGTGGGCGACCCCGAGGACATCGCCAACGCCGTGACCGTCCTGGTCTCCGATCTGATGGACTACGTCGTCGGCACCACCCTCTACGTCGACGGCGGAATGACGCTCTTCCCCGGCTTCGCCACCGGAGGCTGA
- a CDS encoding NAD(P)/FAD-dependent oxidoreductase, which produces MDDHVTHRRVVILGGGFAGLFAVRALRSAPVEVTLVDRCAHHLFQPLLYQCASGILSEGQIAQPLRAVLRRHPRVRCLQASADDVDVARRIVRATRPDGVVLELPYDDLIVGIGVRQSYFGHDEFAPFAPGMKTLKDALAVRTKIYQAFEMAEASTDPLERAQWLTFALVGGGPTGVELAGQIREIAGHTLEREFSTIDPGQARVLLFDGSDGVLGAFGPVLSHRAARTLDDLGVEVHLRSIVTQVDDRGLTVSRKDGGSDRVEARTVLWTAGVEAPPLATALARATGAEQDRAGRIRVEPDLSIAGHPEIRVVGDLMSLDKLPGLAEVAMQSGAYAGRRIRHSVEGRTREPRPFRYLDLGSAAYISRGRAVVKMGRFHASGLIGWLIWLFIHIVFLTGFRSRAGALLSWAVVFASGSRRERAFTAADPDVTAAPPPSPSSPPADSSVARNEPRRPV; this is translated from the coding sequence GTGGATGACCACGTCACGCACCGCCGGGTGGTCATCCTCGGCGGCGGCTTCGCCGGCCTGTTCGCCGTACGGGCCCTGCGCAGCGCCCCCGTGGAGGTGACCCTCGTCGACCGCTGCGCCCACCACCTCTTCCAGCCGCTCCTGTACCAGTGCGCGTCGGGCATCCTCTCCGAGGGCCAGATCGCCCAGCCCCTGCGGGCCGTCCTGCGTCGCCACCCCCGGGTCCGTTGTCTCCAGGCGTCGGCGGACGACGTGGACGTGGCCCGCCGGATCGTCCGCGCGACCCGTCCGGACGGCGTCGTGCTCGAACTGCCCTACGACGATCTGATCGTGGGGATCGGGGTCCGGCAGTCCTACTTCGGGCACGACGAGTTCGCGCCGTTCGCCCCCGGGATGAAGACCCTGAAGGACGCGCTGGCCGTACGGACCAAGATCTACCAGGCGTTCGAGATGGCCGAGGCGAGCACGGACCCCCTGGAACGCGCGCAGTGGCTCACCTTCGCCCTCGTGGGTGGCGGTCCCACCGGGGTCGAGTTGGCCGGGCAGATCCGGGAGATCGCCGGCCACACGCTTGAGCGGGAGTTCTCCACCATCGACCCCGGCCAGGCCCGGGTCCTGCTGTTCGACGGGTCGGACGGTGTGCTGGGCGCCTTCGGGCCGGTGCTGTCCCACCGCGCCGCCCGGACCCTGGACGACCTCGGCGTCGAGGTCCACCTCCGGTCGATCGTCACCCAGGTCGACGACAGGGGCCTGACGGTGAGCCGCAAGGACGGCGGCAGCGACCGCGTGGAGGCGCGCACGGTGCTCTGGACCGCCGGGGTCGAGGCGCCACCGTTGGCGACGGCGCTGGCACGGGCGACGGGCGCCGAGCAGGACCGGGCGGGCCGCATCCGGGTGGAGCCCGACCTCAGCATCGCCGGCCATCCGGAGATCCGAGTGGTGGGCGACCTGATGAGCCTGGACAAGTTGCCCGGACTCGCCGAGGTCGCGATGCAGAGCGGTGCCTACGCCGGCCGCCGGATCCGGCACTCCGTCGAGGGCAGGACCCGTGAGCCCCGCCCCTTCCGGTACCTGGACCTCGGCAGTGCGGCGTACATCTCGCGGGGCAGGGCCGTCGTGAAGATGGGCCGCTTCCACGCCTCCGGGCTGATCGGCTGGCTGATCTGGCTGTTCATCCACATCGTCTTCCTGACCGGCTTCCGCAGCCGGGCGGGCGCCCTGCTCAGCTGGGCCGTGGTCTTCGCCTCCGGTTCGCGTCGTGAGCGCGCCTTCACCGCGGCGGATCCGGACGTCACGGCCGCGCCTCCCCCCTCCCCGTCCAGCCCACCGGCCGACTCCTCGGTCGCCCGGAACGAGCCACGGAGACCCGTATGA